The Quercus lobata isolate SW786 chromosome 9, ValleyOak3.0 Primary Assembly, whole genome shotgun sequence region GGAGTTAGACATGAGTGGAACTGCTATAACGGGGCTACCATTATCAATTGAGCCTTTAATTGGCCTTATTAAATTGGATCTATCTGGGTGCTCAAAACTCGATGAGTTGCCAGAGAATTTGGGGAATATCGAAACTCTAGAGGAGTTAGACGTGAGTGGAACTGCTATAACGGGGCTACCATTATCAATTGAGCATTTAATTGGCCTTATTAAATTGGATCTAAGAGACTGCAAAAACCTTTCAAGTCTTCCGAATGGTTGTTATAGTTCAATGTCTCTAAAAAGTCTTAATTTATCTGGGTGCTCAAAACTCGATGAATTGCCAGAGAATTTGGGGAATATCAAAACTCTAGAGGAGTTAGACGTGAGTGGAACTGCTATAACGGGGCTACCATTATCAATTGAGCATTTAATTGGCCTTATTAAATTGGATTTAAGAGACTGCAAAAACCTTTCAAGTCTTCCGAATGGTTGTTATAGTTCAATGTCTCTAAAAAGTCTTAATTTATCTGGGTGCTCAAAACTCGATGAATTAccaaaaaatttgggaaaaatcGAAGGTTTGGAAGAGTTAGACTTGAGTGGGACTGCTATAACGGACCTACCTTCATTCGTTGTTCACTTAAAAAATCTCAAAGGACTATCTCTCTCCGGATGCGTCGGGCTATCATCTAATAAGCTTACAAGGTTTCCTTTGATGCAACTTAGAAGAAGTCCAGATCCCACGGGCATGCTAGAGCGTTCTTTAATAGGCTTATGCTCTTTGACCAAACTTGATCTAAGTTATTGCGATCTTCAGACAATTCCTAATGTTCTTGGGTGCTTTTCATCTTTAGAAAGTTTATATCTAAGgggaaataattttgtttccCTTCCTGAAAGTATCATTCAACTATCTAATCTGACAGAACTTTTTTTGGGCGGTTGCACTCATCTTCAAAAATTGCCCGAGCTTCCATTCAAGATTATCTATATTGATGCAACAGAGTGTACCTCACTGGAAACATTATCGTTAACACCAGAATACAATTTTCGGCCGGAATTTTGTCTTCTCAATCGCGACAAATTGATATATGAAGGTTGCGGTGACCTGTTTTCAACAACCCTAAGACGTTATATCATTAATCaccaggtctctctctctctctctctctctctctctctctcatgtgaaGTTCTAAGCATCATGAATTGTATGTTTCAGAGTCAGCAAGATTATTCTTTTGATCCTGCTTATCATGTCGTGATCCCTGGAAGTGAAATTCCGAAATGGTTTAGCCACAAAAATGTGGGGGATTCAGTAAATCTACAAGTGCCCTCAAATTTAGGTAACAAATTGATGGGAATCGCTGCGTGCGCTGTTTTTGTATTCCGCCAGCATCATCCACTTCACCAACTTCATTTCACAGATTATGGACTTTGGTGTTCCGTTAGTGGAGAAAGACGAGTGGGCCATTCTTTTTATGAGGAATTTGGTAAGATTAAGTCGTATCAGCTTTGGCTGGGATATATTCCCTCTGCATCCCTTGGAGCGGGctggaaagaaaaattgaatCAAGTCGACGCTAACGGATTCAGCCAGATTGAAGTTAAATTTGAATCTGCTGTTCAAGGATTGGAGGTTACAAAATGCGGGGCCCATTTGGTATTCGAGACAGACATTGAAGATCTAAACCAAACTAAGGCTGGGTCTAGCAACTGCATCATCACTCCTTATAATGAGGATGGTTTTGAAGATTcagaaaaagataacaaaattaAGCGAAGCAGTGATGACTCTGATGGGGAAGGGGCTGGACCTAGTAATGAGGAACCACCACACCTGAAGTGGATACGGCACCCTGATCTAATTGAAAATTGGTTTGGGAATTTACACACACAAGGATGAGGTAATTCTGATTGTGAGAAGAGGAATCTCAATGAAAGTTATAGCTTTTATGGAATCTGCACTGCTGAtcaacttttttctctctcattttttgtaAGTCAccatcttttcttcctcttacGTGAGATTGTTTGTAgttgtatatttctttttttctttttgaaaattcattgGCAGTTCTTTTAGTTTGgtaatttgttttctaatttctGCTAGCTACCTCATACTGGATACAAAGAAGAATTTATTTGGACTTTAATGAAAAGGAGAAACTGTCACGTTACAATAGAACTAAtgcaactattttatcatttagaAGTCTGACAactattttaaaacttaaaggacccttcttttctctttttttattttaacttcaCACCACACCACCCATTGTTTGGTTGATCGGAAAGCTATggaaattttcctttttggtatTTGTATTTTGTGATGAGTTTATCCTTGAATTAGGTCTGAAATAGTTGAATTAGGTTCCTGAGGTCTGACTTGTTTTTCTTATAACAAGCTTAcaaaatatcattattttctgttttcatttaAACAATTTGATTTGAGGACGAAATTTTGTCTAGATTTCCTAATGTGTGTGTCTGTATGACAAGTTGGCTCtgttgattattttctttggaattGGAATATAAGCAATAGATGGCTACTCTACCATCTATTGAATATCATTTGTTGTGCTCTTGCTGGTCAAAATCAGATTATTGATGTACTCAGCAATCAGTATGAaacttttgctttatttttttttccctgttttcTATGTGCTTCTTTTTCAGTCTATGATCATGCAGCTATCATCCTTGACAATTTGGAATTAGAAACTTCTCATTGTCATATTTGTCATTTGGGTGTCATGTTGTTCCATCTAGGTGCACTGATGTGGCTGTCCTACATATTGCGTGAGATTATTTCTAGAATGTTTGAATCAATACGTGTAGTATGGCCTTTGTCACTTCATGGATTCATAATCTGATAATTTGGGTTTCATTTGTCAACTGATGATTAacaatagagaaagaaataagcAAAATTGTAATGGTAAAGCAAGACCTGGTAGAATTAGAAGCTGTGATGAGAaagttcttttttgttttgataggtAATATGGAATTCAAATCAGCTTTGGTGTTCCGTTGATTCCATGCTTAAAGACGGGAAAATGAGCAGTAGAATAACCTCTCCTCTGCTTGCACTGCTGCCTTTATTACTTTTGAGCTCTTCATATCTAAGTTCATGGTATGTCATTCACCCCATAGTCTTCTGTCATAGATTTATAAAAATAGCACATTTATTTCCTGTTTTCTTTGTGATTTGATTAGATGTAACATTCCCATGCAAAACTTCAACTCACATTACCACTAcccaattttttaattttttttttttccaaaatttctgAGTTTAACAGTTCACAGAAATTTATACCAAAATTAGGCATTATCCTTTATTTAAATTTCCTGTCAATTAAACTTTCCAAAGTTGCATACCTACATGATCTTAGAccaggtgtttttttttttttttttggatgaatgaaatatataattaagaGAACAATCAGTTCAGGTCCACACACAACGTCGCTGTAGTAACAACAGAACAACTAGTCATAACACACACAAATTTGAAGCAGAACAAAACTTTCGTCAAACTAAAGAAACATTTTCTAACTTTTCCTAATGACATCTTGACCCTTATGAGGACATCACATACAAAAAATGGCTTCACTTGGAAAACAGATAATGGAATATTCCAGTTAATACACAGATATCTCTTCATTCTAGAGTATTTGAAATTCCATCTAGCTTCCATCCTTACACCAATTTCCATTTCTCCTACAACTACTCCTCACTTAAAATATTCCCTCCCTAAATTTGCATTTCTCTGACTCCATAAATGGTAAACCACACCCCCATGCTAACTTACATGAGGAAGCTTTCAGCTTACCTTTTAAACTTTCCAACCCCTATTTAATCCAATTTGTTTCAAGAGAGTCAATGAGGCATCTCTTCATTACTTCCCTCCACAATCTTTTTGACAAACtgcatttaaaatataaatggtCTGGACATTTTATGCAACTTCTGCAAAATGCAAACAGAATATCCCCTTGTACCCCCACTATAACAATTTATCCCAAATGGATAATTTTTTCTCATACCAAGCCAAGTGATGAGTCATGTCTTGAAAAGGCATAAAAAAACCAGATTAGCTTCCACCAATTAACCTCAGACAACCTCAATTGAATTGGACTCCAGGTTTTTTAGCAGGTATAAATGCTTCCCTTGGCAGAAACCCAAATAGGTCTATCTACTTCTCAAATATCCACGAGAGGAAGTTTGCTTTGTATAGAAACTAGAGAATTAGACTTAAGTGGCTTCCAGACATAGCTTTTTTCCTGCTATACAATTGAAACTTTTCTGCAAGACTACTTGCAACATCATATTCTGCTCTGTAACCATACCTGGTATAAAGAATATCATCAGGATTCCACCAATACACTGGAAACTTTTGCCTTAAGACTAATTGCAACATCATATACTACTCTGTGAGCATACTTGGTGATGACGAATATCATCAGGATGCCATCAATTACACTCTTGATGTTACCTCCTGTATTCTGTTCCAAATCTTTGGTTTTACAGCTTTCTGTTCCCATTATCttgtgatttaattttataaaggaaaaaaaaaatgaaaatcgaTTGGCTGTATATTTGGATGATTGGGCATGTTGTTATTTAGAGGTGGATCTTATAGTTGTGTTGCCTCCTCACTATAGGAGTCCTCAGTCAGCAAAATGAGATTACTagtatttatttaagttttttccttttgttttctgCAACAAAGCTTGCCCAGAATTAGTTGCCCATAGCTCAATATAAGAGCCCAAGTTACAGTCTTAATTATCCAACCGTTTGATTTACGTAAGAGTAAAGAACCTAAAACCTTAGTTTTGTGCAAATTATCTTTGCATTATACTTAGTCAATGCATGTGTGTTTAAACTTGATTGGCCTGTTGTTTTACTCCCAACTCTTTTTACTTCCTTCTTTAACTTATGTTTAGtagccaccaaaaaaaaaaaaaaaaatctttggtaGCTGGGCTGGTAGACAAAAGCTATGTCtgctttgaaattgaaaattaattgattgaacttcaaataattgtaaatTGCGTTGCTTGATCCTTCTGATTAAGTGTTAAGACTTATATCGACATTATAAAGTATTGCCTAATATCTTCATGTTGACTTTTACCATTCTGATTTTATACTGTGAGGAGCTCTTGAATTTCTTTCAAACATAGGACTTTTTGTGGAACAAGCTGTATAGTCtatgttaaattaaaaaaattcttcctCCATGCTCTTGAAGCTGGCTCATAGATATCTGTCATGTCATGACCAATTTGTTACAAAGATCAATAAGGTGCCTCTTACCAAAGAactttctctatttattttctaattgtACAATATATTAAGTCTATGACACAGTTTATTTAAAAGAGAGTATAAAAGATACAATACTAAAGAAAAGCTAGCCTCAAGTGGACCTCTATTCTGGATACAAtaagaaacaaaggaaaatacATCATAGAAGGTGAGGAAAAcagcaccaaaaaaaataaaaaaaagtaccaagACCTATGTAGGCATATAATCCCCCTAGAGCATCTCTGCAGTGAGTCCACTGCTCTTGGCCAGAACCCCCCTAATTTTTACAATAGATTGGACATATTGTATCTACAATGGCCGGCTTGAAATATAAATCCATTTAAGCCCAAGGGTATAAGCTCAGTATGTTTCTAAATTTCTATGCTGAAAACCAATACTAAGTGATGATCATCTGCATTGATATGTCTCTTTATCTCATGGAAAACTGAGTTATCACAACATAATTTGTTAGTTGTTTATCGCTAGACATCCTCATAGGAGTAtcaagagaaactcaaattttcaGCTCGTAGCCTTTGCCAACACCATTTGATGACTATCCTTATTTGACTGTTCttcaccatcttcttcattctctGTTGCAGGCTTCCTAGAATTTCTGGATTCTTTGAGCTTTCACCAGTTTTGTATTCtattagttttgatttttcgCTTTCctagttttcttttattttctgttctGTGTAATACTCTTATGTATGTAGCCCCTTTACTAGGGTAGCACCTTTTTTAATCAATGAGTTATTTActtatcaggaaaaaaaaaatgttgaagaaatatttgatttggtttttccATTACACAGCTATAGCAGTTTGCTTGTATGATAATAATGTTAATGCACTAATGCTTATTTACTCCATGGGGTAGACGTTGCCTTTTTCCCTTGCCATTATTTTCCCGAGATAATTTGTAGCTTCTTGGGATAATctcttgattatttatttatatatataaaactcttgaaattgaattttacaATATGTTCATGAGAAAAAGCTCTCTTCTTCACTTGTCTTTATAGAACATTTGCTCACTGTTTTCAACAGGAAAAAATGGTATTAACTTCCAAGGGTGGGACTTGAGTTTTTGTTGCTAAAATACCTACTAGTGTAACAGATGATGATTTTGGCAGGTATCAAATTCTTGATCACATTCACCACCTCTTGGTGCAATTAGTAATATCTAGCAGACCTAAATGCTTCAAGGGCTGCATGCATCACTAATTAATTCTGTaggattgtaaaataattaaaattggatGGGTTGTTAGTTGCAGTTACTTTATGATCTATAGTCCACTTATAGATGCTTACACCTAATGCATATGGTATCCTAATTCTCTTAACTTTAATggtaatttcaaatattttcattttatcttaACATTTCCATTTCTGGCTTTTGATTTTGTGAAACTTGGCCTTGCCAAGTTAACAAAGTTGAATGTTATTGGTGTTTTTGACATTTCCTTTTCAGGTTTAATAAGTACTTACACTAATTTATAATAATGACTAGttatttataatctaatttgttattttattggAGTTTCTTGCTTGTATATTCTACATTGCACTGCATTCTCactattttttcattcaaatattgaaatttgaagttGCTTGCATTTCAGGATCCGATGACAAAACATGGAATTGGATTTGTAATGCACGAAAATGCAGGAAGTGGAGCTTGAGTCTTAAAGTTTTGTGTTCTGGTTTTTTGTTCGAGTGAATTTGTAGAATACATAGTGTTAATCAAGAGATTCTAAACTATAAACATAGTGTTTGAGGTGTCATTTGGAAGGTCGATAATTGTGGAACTTCATCATTTTTTGTATTGGTCTTCCATTTTACCTCATAGTATTGTCAGGTCTGTTTTGAGATTCAGTATACCAAATAATGTCTGAATCATATGAACTTCAAAGGTTCTATGGTTGCTGTGGACTAGGCAATTCCAAAGGTGTGCTATTATTTAATCTGCTTCTTGTATTGAAAATTGAATCAAGTTTATGTTATGTTGATGGTAGACCTATATGTTCCACCTGCTGATGTGCCTGTTATATGGGAGTAATGCTTAGTTAGCATCTCAAAATCTAATTTCTTCTCCAGCTAAAAAGGCAAAACCCAGCAGGTGATAGTTTCAAGAGATTATTTGGATGCAGAAAAGCTAAAGGCTTAAAATTTTAGTAGGAGCAAAGTGCAATTTCTTTTAGCCgctaaaattaaaacttttccTTCAATTTGCTTGTTCTCATTAACAACCAATATATTAGTATATGGTTTAACAATTTAGTTTAAATAGTTGTTTGGCCAGGAAGATACCTAGAAGAGGAGGGTCATGTAATGCGAACTCTAATAGAAAATGAATTGTTGACCCTTGAATGCTGCTCCCTTTGCCTCATAGTGCCCATTCAAAATACACCATATTTCAAGTGGCCTTCTGAGTTTATTAGTCTAAATCTGTAAACTCATTGTTCAAGCACATCAATTTCCTTTATGGCTTTTATTCCATCAGCATACAATGTCTTTTTGTATTGTGTATGTTTGCACACAAATTGGACTTCCAGTTAACCCCATAGAATACCTGGTCTATTTTTCAGTAGATTGGCTTATGTCTGAAACTCATGAACTTAAAGGTTCTACAGCTGCTGTGGACTCGGCAACTCCAGAGATGTTCTATAATTTAATTTGCTTCTTGTGTTGAAAAATCAAATCGTCTCTATTAAGATGATATTAGACTTGCATGTTCCCCTTGCCAAAATTTGTTTATGCGTAAATTGGCAGTAGCTGTTGTATAGGAGTAACGCTTGGTTAGCATTTCCTAAACTAATTTCTTCCTCAGCTGAAAAGGCAAAacaagcaaataaataaaatgtctCGTCTGTTGATGGTTTTAACTGGTGTTAAGAAGCTATTAAGATACATAAAAGGCTAAAGgtaataatttcaaaagaaacaaaatgtaatttatttttgaagttcATTGCCTCTGCACACTAATTTTATTGTGAATACTATGATATATGTTGCCAACCTATGTTATCAATACAAAATCAACATGCAACAAATCAAATCCGGATAATTTAGGACTTGAATATGGCAAGAGCACAATTAGGGAAAGATATAGAAAACTATTTGAatgaattataataaaattctcCTTAATACAGTTGACATATTTTCTTTCATACATGGTAGTTATCATATCATCTAATAACAGTCCCGCTGCATCCGTGATCATTAAGACCGCCTCACATATTGGCACTGCATCAAAATTGCTTCAACTGAATTAGTCAATTGTCATCATCATTATCTTTACAAGTGGTAACTacttaattgaaaaaattgttggGTGGAGGTCAAGTGGGCCGAGTCGAGCATCTTGCTAGAGGCAGAGGTTAGGATAGGCTAAGTCTTAGTTGGCTCGTTGGCACTAGGCTGCCACAAATACAAAGTCCATTAAGGGTCTATTTAAAATctgtttattttcttgaaattgaaaattttttgttaaaagtattctagataaatgtaaaagttagttgaaatagtacaataggacctatgaatagtactaaaaagtgcagtgaatccatgaataatagtaaaaataaagttgaatagtaaaataaactgattTTTTTAACTCGAGCCAAACACGCACTAAGACATTTTGTTTAGAAATAGTGTCCCGATAAATCATAaagctttaaaatttaaatttatacatCCTATTATTAAACAAAAGGTTGGTGCCTTTAAGTTATTTATTAATTGacaatttttagaaattttttatattacttttattagaaatataaaaaactgaaaaaattaattttttttaacccataaaaaaattttaaataatatttcataaaaCAATGTCCATCTATTAACTTTTCCctgaaacaaaaaaatacaaaagaataaaCATAACTAAAATACGGATTACTCCTTCTCaattatcattaaaaagaaaaaaagaaaaagaaaaaaagaaaaagataacttctcaattatcataaaaaagaaaaaggagaaaaagacaACAAGAGCCTGGACAACCCGCGACGTATTGGCTTCCTATAGGCTGCAACACGGTTGTATTTAAATCCATCTAAACCCAATGTCGGTGATTCCTACCTTCTTTATATGTGTATCTCAAACGACGTGCTCAAGTTGGATGAGACTAGACTATAATTATTGGATTCAGAGGCTTCCAGTTCAGAATAATCTCTCGTGCTTCTACGGCGTCGTTTCGTTCTAGGGTTTCGCATCGTATTCAAATCCAAGTGCATTAACCATGTCAGGAAACTCAGATTGCAAAGTTTACGTTGGTAAGTTCCATTTGAATTCCCTTTCACCCCGAAAGCCTTAttgaattttgttaattttgttttgcttGGGTTGGTTAGAAAgctttaaaatatttgatttttggtttttgaaaaaccaaattgctaaaattgaatTGTGCATGTAATAGTTCATTAGGCTCCTTTTGATTTGagtgcttttattatttttgggtttctgggtctcaaaatttgaaacttttagttcattattctttgttttcatttaaaCTGTTTGATTTTAGATATGAAGTTTAGTGTGGAAAtctgtgtgtatgtgtgtgaaaAGTGAGCTCTGTTTGAGTTTGTAGAGTAAAGCCATGTGttattgatttatttccttAAATTATTTCTAGTTAATGGATTCTCTGTTATCAATTGAATATCATTAGTTGTGTTATATCTAGTCAGAATCATATGTATTGATGTACTTCAACACAacacttttatttaattaattaattaatttttttgttttggttattaattaatttgtctGTTTATCACACCTTAATTATGTGATTATTTCATCCACGTGCGTGCGCATCATCTAAGTGTCAATGTAAGTGCTGTCTATACATAAGTTTTTGGGTGGAATGCAGGTgtttatttttgtagtttttgaaGATGTACCAAATAAAGCATTAAGCCTGtgatattcttaatttttttcctgCTTTTTGTATGGTTTTTTTATTCTGATACATTcattgatatgaaaaaaaatacctatcaaaaaaagttGATATGAAAAAAGTGTATTTGATTCAAATTGTTAGTGAAGCGGGGCTTCTCTTGCCTTTGTTCTAACGTggttattatttgttttcttacaAAGGTAATCTGGATGAGAGGGTGAGCGATAGGGTCTTGTATGATATATTGATTCAAGCAGGGCGGGTGGTAGACTTGTACATTCCCCGAGACAAGGAAACAGATAAACCTAAAGGTTTTGCTTTTGCAGAATATGAATCTGCAGAGGTTGCAGACTATGCTGTCCGGCTTTTCTCTGGCCTTGTGTCCCTCTACAATCGAACGCTAAAATTTGCGGTACGTCCCTGTTTTACCTATGGTTTCTACTTGCTGTGCTTTGTTGAGTACCACTTTagcttcaaaataatttttcttctaggATTTATTTCGTTCTCTTTCAATTTAGTTTACTTAATTTCTTAAGTTCCCTGGCTCTTTCATGGGCTTGAGTTCTTTTCCTTAATAATTGAACTGTCAAGCTTGTGTTCAATTAGTGTGCAATCCATCATGACTGACAATCCCTCTCGGTTAACCCAGTCAGATTTAGTTTGATTGGTGCACATTTGATGAAATGGCAGTCAAATTTGCTCATGGTGGGGTTCTCAGTGATTGGCGTAGACTGACTTTTGCAACATTAGCTTGAAAAATTGAGCCTAATTAAGTAGAAGTTTTGAATGATAATAAGAATTTTAGAACCCAATCTTGGTTGAGGCTCTTGATTATGACAATCAGTACATGGTGAACAGATATCTGGGCAAGACAAGCCCTCAACTCCAATGGCAACCACACCCACACCAAATTCATCTCATAAATCAAGATCTCACCCCGTGCCAATTAACAATATGGAAATGTCTCAGCACTCAGGAAGGTTATCAGAGCCAAGTTTTTCTGCTTACCAAGTTAATCATCCTCAAGGTGATGTGTTCTCATCTTTTCACTAATTCCTTCTTTGCTTATCCTTCTACGccaaaaaatgtaattattggTTCTGAAAAAGAGCTTCCTTTTAATACAGTGCCGGCCCCTCCAGGTGTAGTTAATCAATCTAATGGGTATGGATCACATTTCAATGGCAACAATTATGAATACAGTCGAAGAGTTTTGGGGGCAACGTTGGATAACATTAGCCATTTTAGGTCACAGCGTTATGATTCAAGTAACCCAATCTTCTATCCATCGTACTGATAATTATTATTAGATTGTTAGAGATCCAACTCCCACCTTGGTGAGTTCCTGATAATTTAATCAAACATAAGTAGTATGGTTGTTTCAGGTGTGTAGAAAGGATAGTGGAGGATGCTAAATTGCAGTTAGTTAATTTGTGTTATCTCTAAGCTATGTTTGTAGGTTGTACCCAgtatgtttgtatttttttccccttcctaCACATGGACTTAATGAGTGTAGTTCTTTATTTACTATCTGATGTTGTGGTTTAATCTAATAGTCACTCTCCTTTACTAGGTTGAGATTAATATTTAGTAGCAAGCTTCTTCCGTTGAACATGTATGAACTTTTGATGTCTTTGATATATTATTTATCAATTAATGTGTACAATTGTCATACAATTTtgtcaaagaaaacaaatggaTGGTTAAGAGTCTGTGGTGGATCTCTGGCGgcttttgtgtaattttttttaattgctttcTTTTCCTCACCACCAACCCCAGAAATTGATAATTCTCTACCCTGTAAATGCTTTAATTACCTTCATTGCTGATCTTGTAATGCTATTTCCTGCTTTTAGCCTCTAAATTTAGAAGGAATTTTTGTTGAGTTGTACATTGTACCAACTCACTGATCAGGACCCATGTCCGTTTATGTTGGAAAGATTGCCAGATGGTAGATGTAGCTCGGATTTatgtgggttttttgttttgggaatcTGGAAAATGACTGACAAAATAACTATTACCTGTTTGACCTGATGGATTGAGCATCCCAACTTAAAATTAGCCTTATGTATGTTTGGGTTTTTGTGATGTGAAGATATAGCTTTatgtacttatcaaaaaataaataaggataTGTAGCTTTATGCTTTACTATAGTTTACTCTTGCTCTTCATTGGTTATGGTATTAATGTTGCCTTTTCAATGACTTGTATGAAACAAAAATGTGTTTAGGTACacatttttctctcatttttagttttttaccaatccccttcccaaaaaaaataatctccccaaaaaaattgcatgcaTGCGCGAGCAGGAATGATCTGATGGTTCAGTCGCCAACCCAACCCGATACCCACGTGCCAAGTCAGCCAAGAAGGTTACtgtggttttattatttttgttgatcaaTTAATACATTTCCTGTATACTTTGTGACTGTTTGTTTTACTTCTGTGGATGTCTGTTATTCAACCAGACCAAGGTAGACATTTCAAGTTTCACTGCACTCAGTTCGGAGAGAGAATTTTTTGTTGGTTAGTAATTGTACACTTTTTAGAAGAATTTGAGGCATCCTATACCCAATATAATTCTCTCTTTGGGAATTTTTGTTTACTTGCTGTTATTCCAGAGCATCCATACCATATATCAACATTAGTATAATTTGATATGGGGTTCGAACTCCACCCCCATCCCCCACTACCTattatctaaagaaaaaaaaaaatatatatatatatatatatatatatatatatttgatatggGGTGCTTTGGACAATGCATATTTGTTTCAAGGCACTAAGCCTAGCCACTAACTCTACATTTGGAGGCACATAAGTTGGTTTATTTTGGATGTGAGGCACCGGATGGTTAGATCTTTGGCAGAAAATCAAGTTTGCGGGAGCAATATTTGGTAACTTGGCCAGGAAACTTGCTATGTATTTTAAGCGTTTCATTTCATGATTTGTTATGGGGTAGTCTTAAGTTCCCTGTTTTGAGCACAT contains the following coding sequences:
- the LOC115960633 gene encoding protein HSH49 isoform X1, which encodes MSGNSDCKVYVGNLDERVSDRVLYDILIQAGRVVDLYIPRDKETDKPKGFAFAEYESAEVADYAVRLFSGLVSLYNRTLKFAISGQDKPSTPMATTPTPNSSHKSRSHPVPINNMEMSQHSGRLSEPSFSAYQVNHPQVPAPPGVVNQSNGYGSHFNGNNYEYSRRVLGATLDNISHFRSQRYDSSNPIFYPSY
- the LOC115960633 gene encoding uncharacterized protein LOC115960633 isoform X2 → MSGNSDCKVYVEYESAEVADYAVRLFSGLVSLYNRTLKFAISGQDKPSTPMATTPTPNSSHKSRSHPVPINNMEMSQHSGRLSEPSFSAYQVNHPQVPAPPGVVNQSNGYGSHFNGNNYEYSRRVLGATLDNISHFRSQRYDSSNPIFYPSY